Below is a genomic region from Anoplopoma fimbria isolate UVic2021 breed Golden Eagle Sablefish chromosome 20, Afim_UVic_2022, whole genome shotgun sequence.
gttctgttttgtttgtttcatgtcattCTGTcgtttttattgtttcctgtCACTTCaattcctgcctttgtgtgttttactcCCAGTTTTGATCTGCAACGCCCCaattagtttcacctgtcccCCATTAGTCTCTTACTCATCagacctcctgctcacctgttctcaCTTCCCCAATCAGTAAATCACTAACAGCCCAGTCGCTTTGTTCCTTTTCAGTTTTTCTACGTTGTTGCATGTTTACGTCTAATCTGCCTGGTTTTTGGACTCTCGGACTGTaagcatttttgctttaataactttaaatcTGCAACAGGAGTCCTGCTATTACGTCTTTCTTTAGGAAGCTCATAACGTCCAgtttttttggggtgaaatTGTCTGAAATGTGTAAATTGAATTCTATATTTTAGCACTGAGATCATAGTTAGTGATGGTCAGAGGTGTTTTTAACGTTCTGGCCCAATAGGATAATAATACAGGTGTACCTAATTAAGTGGCCACTGAGTGTAGTTGTCAAATACTTAAAAAGCAAttacacaaagaaatgtatcCTCTTTTCTAACTTATCTTACTCTTTACCACCCAGACAAAACTGGCTCATATTTACATCCAAACCACACTAATGAAATCTGATATAGTTAAGAGATCAAATGTGCTACAGCTGAGATGATTAATCGATTGATCAATAATTCATCACCTCTCCTGCAGCACATCGTTGTTGACCCAGGTCCATGTGGCTCCTTTTTGTCTCAGCCCGATCCAGTAATTGGTTTTCCGTTTCCCAGTCAGAAAATTCTAGAAGAGGGAGCACCGGTTTAACATTTaacccaaaaatatattttgcaaatgatcaccattttttttaatgaactgcTCGATTATAGTTCATGGTCAGAGAAAGAAGTGACATCAGATCCACCTGAACTTTCCGGCTGGTAACAACAGCCAGAGCTCCTCCTCTGGCGATGCAGTTCTTCTGGCTGTTGGCCCAGCTCAGCCTGAAGGTGGAGAAGTAAAAACACGACCGGCCATAAGGCAGCCACCCGGCATTGCACTGCTGACATCCCGTACCTATCAGGAGAGAGGGATCAGTGCAGAAAAttctccataaaaaaaaacaataggtCACTCTGTAAACGTGGAATGAAGCAgacctttccttttttattccttttgttattgtttttttcatgtctgcttttattttgtgcatacatgcatttagttttaaatctacatatttgtctttgttttatcACATAGTATTCTCAAATGATTTTTGTCAGCGGAAACAATAATGCTGATTAAAGTCAGCTGAccctttttatttgaattaaattaaactgttctcatttctctaaaaaaacaagcacatgaACTGACTTCCTCGGACGCCTTAAAAAAACTATGTGGGCAGCAATGAAAGCAGAACCGTCACCAGACACATGGCAATTGAGAAAGTATAATTTGTTATTCTTTTGATTTAGATATTTCTTTGGCTTGTGCAGGGGTTTTTCATCCCACTCACGTTGGGGTAGAGTGTCGGGGAATAGAGCCATGCACTCTTCATGGCTGCAACTTGGGGCAAACGGAGGACccctgctgtctgctgctgtaGTTTCTGCTCTCTCATGGCACACTGTGGAGCCAGTTTGGACTAGAAAACAGAGCACAGTGGGAGGAGTTGTGAGGGGAAACAAAGACGACCTCAGGCTGCAGCagtgcaaacagacacactttaTATCTCGTATTTTTGTCTGTTATGAGCAAACATAGAACAAAAGTGATCCTggcatatgtttttttatttctgcactgCCAGTGAAACCTACATCCCTTTTAATAATCTGCTTAAGTGTTGTCTTCACAGTGCTGACATGATCCATGGCTGCAGATACTCACGTTTCACACTGAGGATAATGattaccagcagcagcaccaggcaGATTATGGTGAGGAATAAACATCCGGCACGGTACAGACGTGTGTTTCCCTCAGTCTGTTTGCCTGAGCAGGAAGACACCATTTGAGAGATATTTTGATAATGAGCACAAACAGAAACCACCATCAAGGCTCTGGCTTACCTTTACCCCCCTCCAGCTCAACAGATAACTTGGACTCGGGTGACAAGTTTTCACTGGCTTCATCTTTTTTATCCTCGCCATAACTGCGGCAAAATTTGATGTACATGGAGAAAAGTGTCCCGGTATTTGTGATGAAGCTTGTTTACTCCGTCCTGCTCCGTCTGCCTATTCCTGCTGCGTCACATCTGAGTGCAGTTTTAAGACACCAcccccctcaccctctcttGTCTCGTTGCCATAGCAACATGACATTCACTGATTCCCAAGTTATTCATCGAGCACAGAGCTCGGCTTGTCCCACAATTTCCAAAACTTTTACTGTAtctctcctttgtctctccctttacagtttcttttttttttttttttttttttttttacaattgccAAGACACAAAAACTGCTACTTGTGGCACAATTATTGAAACCACTAACTCATGTATCTATTGACCCGGTACAACGAACCAGAAGCACATTATTTTGCTTTACACCAAGTAAGAAAATCTATAACACACTTGTTACAAATAACTACACACGTTTATCTAGATTACACACATCATTCAAAACttaaagcatgtgtgtgttattgctAAACACTGCCATTGAAATACCACACTTAATTATCAATCACCtacacccagaatgcacctgtgaaAATACCTGTGAGCAATGGAATCACTTAGAAATCAGGGCTTGAGCACTCAAAAAAGGATTCAAGTTTGCTCTTTGGTGGGCACAAAAATGGAGGTCAATTTTGGAGAGAGTTAGAGAAAGTAATtgcaatatactgtattttgcTTACAGTACAATATGTTCATGTCATCTTCAGTTAAAGAAATTGTGTCTGACACTGATATGAGTATTGAGAATGTTTCCCCATCCTCATAGTTTATCTTCACAGAAATATCGATGTAGAAATACCAAAGACTCTATAACAATGTTTTATACTTCGCTTTTACAAGACTTTCTTTGGTTTTTAATTAAGTGTTTGCTTTTGCAAGATATGTaggatatttttgttttggtttttgtgtGTAAGTTGTGTGTGAGTTTTGACAAATAGCTCCCTAGTTTTAGAAAACTTCGTTTTAGCAGTGGAAGAAAacgagtgtgtgagagagtcaCAGACAGATACTGTGGTACCTGGAGACAGTGTTCTCAAAACAACagatatgatttgttttttgaggTCATTTCAGAGGAATGTATGTCAGACACAGTTCACAGACAGAACATACAGTCACCATTGATAAAGAAACtttaaatatgtgattaaaGTGTGTAACAAGGGAGAGTCAAACAAGCCTTCAAGAACACTTTAGAGATTCTTGCTGCCTCTTGAacctaaaaaatataaactgaatattttcctTGTAAGCAAAGGGTCGTATATTTGGTTCTATCAattcaaagaaaagagaatatatTGTGATTCAGTAGCTTTAGTGCgctttaattagtttatttatcaTGTTAATCACTATCAAAATTAGAGGCGTGTTGCTCAACGGCAACACACACTGTTATGCTATTTCAACATTtcgtctctttctttttttaaattggtgtTGTTTCACAAAAGACTTTAAACAGACGATGGATGTGTTGCAAAGTAAAGACATAAAGATCAAACAGATAGAAGAGTTAATGACGGTGAAGGTGAAAGAAATGAATTAGGCTCATCATTCCTGCATATCGCTCCTTCCCCATCACCCTCTTCTCCCAGTTTGAGCTCAGCGTGGGCCTCATAGATCTGCCTGTGGACCACACCATCGCTACTCCGCCGATTGTCCATGTGCTGCACTGCACCTTCTCTGTGGTCTCCTACATCCTCCTGCTAAATCTACTGATCGCCATGATGAGTGACACACACTGGAGGGTGGCCCAGGAAAGAGACGAGCTCTGGAGGACTCAGGTTAATACACACACGGATATGAACTTGTATCTAAGGACGTGATCATAAATGCATAGAAACATCCCATCATGCATTAGTGTGTCGTGGTTAAAAGCTGTAATGATGTTGTACAGGTGGTAGCCACAACTTTGATGCTGGAGAGGAGGCTTCCCTGCTGCTTGTGGCCTCGGCTCGGTGTGTGTGGGCTCAACTACGGTCTGAGGGAGCGCTGGTATCTCAGGTGAGACAGAACTGCAGTAacaggaacagaaacagaagctttaaagcccctgaaaatgtgtttcctgatcaaaaaatttgttttctgtattggtaaatatttatgactaaatgtgcaataataaaaaaaagcggggggggggggggattatttATAAAGATCTTAGGACTCAAAATCAGCCTAACTAACTGGTTCATCACGACTGTGTAGAAGTACTCAGTACAGGATGTCATCTTTTTTCCCGATTGAGTCCCATCCACTTCAAACTATTAAGAAGAGCCGTCATAAATGCTTTCAGAAAACTCACATATGAAACAACCAAAAGTTTTTGAACTTTGGTACAAAATCTGCCATCATaaaaacctggaaaacaaaaggttttaGAGTCTTTAAACTCACCAAAAACACCCTAACCTTAAATAGCAAAActcaaataacaaatatattgcAACTGGATATTTTCGGTGCATAAACATTATCACTTAAGACTTTTTTTAGGCTTACTATTTTTGCTCAAAATAATCATAGAGAGAGAAGTTTGTCAACTGACCACAACCTAAGTATTCTGTAATGCAGCCACAAGTCCTGTTGTGCTGTGAGTGAGAAGCACAACTCTCACTATTTCAGATCTATTATTATCACGCCTCCCACACCTACATACAGAGCCACTACAGCTTTACACATGCTGTATTATGTGGTTTATCAAATAGGCATATTAAAGGGGCACTACTCCAATTTTACATATTAGTTTTTAAACTAagtttttaaagtctttttaaAGTCTGAATAAATCTGATAATGAGGTTATCTCTGCTTTCTGatgtcattaaataaaaattgtgGAATGTCTGCATGGAGTTTGAAGGTTGTGAGTATTTAGGAGGCAACAGAGAAAAGGCCAACAGCAGACGCTATtgagctgcattatgggaaattcAGGGTTTCTCTGGAGTCATACAGGGGAccaaaagtcaggatatctttGCTTCTGCTGCTTGACTTGTCTCTTCTGGTTCCTCCAGCTTTAGGATGTGCAACACCAAATAACAGGAGCTCTCCTTTAAACATCATGATGAAAGTTTAGTTGTGAGAGTATTTCCCTTGAATTAGCTGTAACTATATCTTCACTCTTTGCAGGGTTGAGGACAGAAATGACACAATGTTGCAAAAGATTCTCCAAAGACGAGGAAAAAGAGGGATTTGAGAAGACTGACTCAACAAAGGGGTCCATCTCAGGAACCCCCAAGCTCAGACCTAGAAACAACAGGAGGTCTCTGGCAGCCTGGCAGATGATTCGAAACAGCGCTTTTGGACTGGAGATGGAGCAGGAAGAGccggaggaggacaaggagatAAGATATGTTTAGGAAGCGATTCTGCCTGAAGAGCAGTCTCAATCTCACAGTCCTGAACATATGAAGTACACCTAAGGTGTTGATGAACAAACTTGCAAGACAAAGACTCAGTGGACTCAATCTGTCTTTATATTCAACTGTGCAATTATTTCCTGCAGTATTATGCTAAAGAAGAGTGTGTTATTTTTCTAGCAATATAAAGCATGTGTAGCAGTAATgtaagctaagctaaaataaagtgaaacataGACATTCAACTTATTGTGTAGATGCATGAACGTTTTTATATGAGAATAAAACTTTGTTAAAACAAACTTACTGGACATCATTTGTGGAAGTCAGACAGCAGTTAACAGAATCATACAGTAGATAAGAGTAACGTAGTGATTATTGCTTATAAGTGCCTATAAGCATAACTGACATGATATAATACAAAGTAGGCGGCAGAATTCTACACAAAAgtatgattatatatatgtatatttatatataatattataaaacaatCTGACTAAACAGCTCTTCAAGCGTTAAATATAAAACTATCATCTAAAAAGCTTCATTATCTTTCTTTGCTGGATATTCCTGATTAAAGTGGAAAGAGATATGATTTGAAATGTTATGGAGGAGTTGATGCTTGTTGACAGAGGATTGGTTTGCTCATTACTCTGTTATAGAGATATATGCTGTCAGAGCTGCACTTCACAGATGTAGTAGGTGACGGCTTCGCAGGAAGCTTTCATCCAGTTCTTCTCAGGTGGTTTTCTACCACTGAGGATCCCACAATCTCCATCTGGTGTAGAATCTGCCCAGT
It encodes:
- the si:dkey-26c10.5 gene encoding early activation antigen CD69, whose product is MYIKFCRSYGEDKKDEASENLSPESKLSVELEGGKGKQTEGNTRLYRAGCLFLTIICLVLLLVIIILSVKLQTGSTVCHERAETTAADSRGPPFAPSCSHEECMALFPDTLPQRTGCQQCNAGWLPYGRSCFYFSTFRLSWANSQKNCIARGGALAVVTSRKVQNFLTGKRKTNYWIGLRQKGATWTWVNNDVLQESYWADSTPDGDCGILSGRKPPEKNWMKASCEAVTYYICEVQL